In Terriglobales bacterium, the genomic stretch ACCCAAGCGACCCATCTTTAATCCGTGTTCATCCGCGTGAATCCGCGGCGAAAGTCTTTAGTCTTCGATCTTGTAACTGAACTCCTCGATCACCGGGTTGGTGAGCACTTCGCGCGCCATGCGCTCCACCTCGGCCTTGGCGGCGTCTTGGGAAAGCCCCCCGTCGAGCGCGATCTCAAAAAACTTGCCCTGGCGGACGTCGCCCACTCCCTTGTATCCCATCTTCTTCAGCGCGCCATGGATGGTCTTGCCCTGGGGGTCGAGCACCGTCTTCTTCAGCGAAACGTAAACGTAGGCCTTCATGACTTGGGTAGATTATAAGCTGGAATGCGCAGGGCAGCCGGGAGTCTTGCGGCGTCCGGCGAAAGGGGGTTCTCTCCATGCGAAAGATGGTGCTGCTGGGACTGGCGATTCTTCTCTGCGCGGCGAACGCGCTGGCCGCACCCGAGGGCAAACCCACGCGCGTGATGGTGCGCGCGGTCTCGCGCGACGCCAAGATC encodes the following:
- the purS gene encoding phosphoribosylformylglycinamidine synthase subunit PurS, with the protein product MKAYVYVSLKKTVLDPQGKTIHGALKKMGYKGVGDVRQGKFFEIALDGGLSQDAAKAEVERMAREVLTNPVIEEFSYKIED